A DNA window from Niabella yanshanensis contains the following coding sequences:
- a CDS encoding RNA recognition motif domain-containing protein produces the protein MNIYVGNLSWNLKDQDLQNLFSSHGEVTSAKIVLDKFTNRSKGFGFVEMANDDEAQSAISALNGTEVDGRNIVVNESRPKEGGSSNGGGYKKRSFGGGGNSGGGGYRKSGGGYGGGGGYRDRSSDYNKDY, from the coding sequence ATGAACATTTACGTTGGTAACTTAAGCTGGAACTTGAAAGACCAGGACTTACAGAATTTATTCAGCTCACACGGAGAAGTAACTTCTGCTAAAATCGTTTTAGACAAATTCACTAACCGTAGCAAAGGCTTTGGTTTTGTAGAAATGGCTAATGACGACGAAGCACAATCTGCAATCAGCGCTTTAAACGGTACTGAAGTTGACGGTAGAAATATCGTAGTAAACGAAAGCCGTCCGAAAGAAGGTGGTAGCAGCAATGGCGGTGGCTACAAAAAAAGAAGCTTTGGCGGCGGCGGCAACAGCGGCGGCGGCGGATACAGAAAAAGCGGCGGCGGTTATGGCGGCGGCGGTGGATATCGCGATCGTAGCAGCGACTACAACAAAGACTATTAA
- the rplI gene encoding 50S ribosomal protein L9 encodes MEVILIQDVDNLGGVNEVVTVKNGYARNFLLPRKLAVENSAGNKKQLEERLKQAKKKEDAMLAAINDVISKLSASPLKIGAKTGTSGKIFGSVTNLQISRAIREQKGYEIDRKKIHINEEVKELGTHKATIDFGNGHSTELDFEVIAE; translated from the coding sequence ATGGAAGTAATTTTAATACAGGATGTAGATAATTTGGGTGGTGTTAACGAAGTGGTGACCGTTAAAAACGGCTATGCACGTAACTTTTTATTACCCCGCAAGTTAGCGGTTGAAAACAGCGCCGGCAACAAAAAACAGCTGGAAGAAAGACTGAAACAAGCGAAGAAAAAAGAAGATGCTATGTTGGCTGCAATTAACGATGTTATCAGCAAGCTAAGCGCATCTCCTCTTAAAATCGGAGCTAAAACCGGCACATCTGGTAAAATTTTCGGCAGTGTAACTAACCTTCAAATCAGCAGAGCCATCCGCGAGCAAAAAGGTTATGAAATCGACCGCAAAAAAATTCACATCAACGAAGAAGTAAAAGAATTAGGCACACATAAAGCTACTATTGATTTCGGGAATGGTCATTCCACCGAACTTGATTTTGAAGTAATTGCTGAATAA